A window of Methanobacteriaceae archaeon contains these coding sequences:
- a CDS encoding radical SAM protein has protein sequence MGCALNCTYCYIHGSVYGGEETSVLQVKTNAPEVLYKQLKNRARKGEYGFIGLGSSTDPYPPIEEELEITRELLKIIYRFKFPVNVNTKSTLILRDMELLKKIDEKAVLPKRFQGKLDHGMIVSFSFSTVDPVLVDIFEPGASTVEERFGAMKKFSDEGFLVGANLMPVLPFLSDSEEHLDEAIGKIKEYGANFVLVAGLTLFGDKPKDCKVRYYKILEEYFPEVLEKTKRMFKDSFAPSRDYQAALHKRSERICRKYDIKSKII, from the coding sequence ATGGGCTGTGCTTTAAACTGTACCTATTGCTATATCCATGGTAGTGTATATGGTGGTGAGGAGACCAGTGTTCTGCAGGTGAAGACCAATGCACCGGAGGTTCTATATAAACAGCTTAAAAACCGGGCCCGTAAGGGGGAGTATGGTTTTATAGGTTTAGGATCTTCTACCGATCCTTATCCTCCCATTGAAGAGGAACTGGAGATTACCCGGGAGCTTTTGAAGATAATTTACCGTTTCAAGTTTCCAGTAAACGTCAACACCAAATCCACCCTGATCTTAAGAGATATGGAACTTTTAAAAAAGATAGATGAAAAGGCGGTTCTGCCTAAGAGATTCCAGGGTAAATTGGACCACGGGATGATAGTTTCTTTCTCATTTTCTACGGTAGATCCGGTTCTGGTTGATATCTTCGAACCAGGGGCTTCTACTGTAGAAGAAAGGTTCGGGGCCATGAAGAAGTTCAGTGATGAGGGGTTCCTGGTGGGTGCCAATCTCATGCCAGTGCTCCCATTTTTATCGGATTCAGAAGAGCACCTGGATGAAGCGATTGGTAAGATAAAGGAATATGGGGCTAATTTTGTATTGGTTGCTGGTTTAACATTATTTGGGGACAAACCAAAAGACTGTAAGGTTCGCTACTACAAAATCCTGGAAGAATACTTCCCTGAAGTTTTAGAAAAGACAAAAAGGATGTTCAAGGATTCGTTTGCCCCTTCCAGGGATTATCAAGCAGCTCTCCACA
- a CDS encoding class I SAM-dependent methyltransferase — MVKIEPFESYSLKYDAWFDENIFTYKSELQAVKELLPQSKNGVEVGVGSGRFAAPLGIKLGLDPSKELGKIATKRGIKFVEGVAELLPFKDSQFDFVLMVTTICFLDDVEKAFKEVNRVLKSGGCLIIGFIDANSPLGQFYEKHKNESTFYKDATFYSVEEVISIMKKANFKDFSFRQTLFQPKEKLKNIESVKKGFGEGSFVVVKGIKQEKRR, encoded by the coding sequence ATGGTTAAAATAGAACCTTTTGAAAGTTATTCATTGAAATATGATGCCTGGTTTGACGAAAACATATTTACTTATAAATCAGAACTGCAGGCAGTTAAAGAGTTGTTACCTCAAAGTAAAAATGGTGTTGAAGTTGGTGTAGGTAGTGGGCGCTTTGCAGCACCACTTGGCATCAAATTAGGCCTCGATCCTTCCAAAGAATTAGGAAAAATCGCAACAAAAAGAGGTATAAAATTCGTTGAAGGAGTTGCTGAACTACTTCCATTTAAAGATTCACAATTTGATTTTGTTTTAATGGTTACTACAATATGTTTTCTGGATGATGTTGAAAAAGCCTTTAAAGAAGTTAATAGAGTTCTAAAATCTGGAGGCTGTCTAATAATCGGATTTATAGATGCTAATAGTCCACTAGGGCAATTTTATGAAAAACATAAAAATGAAAGTACCTTTTACAAGGATGCAACATTTTATTCAGTAGAAGAAGTCATATCCATTATGAAAAAAGCCAATTTTAAAGATTTTAGTTTTAGACAAACATTGTTCCAACCAAAGGAAAAATTAAAAAACATAGAATCTGTAAAAAAAGGATTTGGAGAAGGCTCCTTTGTAGTAGTTAAGGGGATTAAGCAGGAAAAAAGAAGATAA
- a CDS encoding ABC transporter ATP-binding protein gives MESLEVVKLLFRDWKGSYRWLVFSLFLVVISVSGTLLIPYFSSFLINDGITAGNSDVMVRYGIYMLIMAVIVGICEFLNVAIAVSFSERSCHGLRSGAFAHIQSFSFGGLDKYSSSDLLVRLTTDIQNIKIGIQQTLLNVFKSPLLLIVSLFFLYITAPGLMWVAAILVVVECLILVVYLWFSTKAYEKKQVKYDRLNEVLRESMSGVRVVKAFVRQDLENQRFQQASEELRESALKPQYYYAFITPTLMMLVYLGSAGILYIGGTGLLQGTGLTLGGVTAAMTYLIMALIPITTLGYMIPFLTAAISSLGRVYEIINEETDIVNVENVNPVDTDK, from the coding sequence GTGGAAAGCTTAGAAGTAGTGAAATTATTATTCAGGGATTGGAAGGGTTCCTATAGGTGGCTGGTTTTTTCATTGTTTTTAGTGGTGATAAGTGTCTCTGGAACACTTTTAATACCTTACTTCAGTTCCTTTTTGATAAATGATGGTATAACAGCGGGGAACAGTGATGTCATGGTAAGGTATGGTATTTATATGCTTATCATGGCGGTTATCGTAGGGATCTGTGAATTTTTAAATGTAGCTATTGCCGTTTCCTTTTCAGAGAGAAGCTGCCATGGACTGCGAAGTGGAGCATTTGCCCATATTCAATCATTCTCCTTCGGTGGTCTGGATAAATACAGTTCCAGTGATCTTCTGGTACGTTTAACCACCGATATCCAGAACATAAAAATCGGGATCCAGCAGACATTACTCAACGTGTTCAAGTCCCCTCTACTCTTAATAGTGTCACTGTTTTTCCTTTATATTACAGCTCCCGGGCTTATGTGGGTAGCTGCGATTTTAGTTGTTGTAGAATGTCTAATACTGGTAGTATACTTATGGTTTTCCACTAAAGCTTATGAAAAAAAACAGGTTAAATATGACAGGCTCAATGAGGTTCTGAGGGAAAGTATGTCTGGTGTAAGAGTGGTGAAGGCCTTTGTAAGACAGGATCTTGAAAATCAGCGTTTCCAACAAGCATCAGAGGAACTTCGTGAATCTGCCTTAAAACCTCAATATTACTATGCTTTCATTACACCCACCCTTATGATGCTGGTTTACCTGGGTTCAGCGGGAATATTATATATTGGAGGAACAGGATTGCTTCAAGGCACTGGTTTAACCCTGGGTGGTGTAACCGCTGCCATGACATATTTAATCATGGCATTAATTCCCATTACAACTTTAGGATACATGATCCCCTTCCTCACCGCTGCCATATCTTCTCTAGGACGTGTTTACGAAATAATAAATGAAGAAACTGATATTGTAAACGTAGAAAACGTAAACCCAGTTGACACCGATAAGTAA
- a CDS encoding ATP-binding cassette domain-containing protein: MSFRYPVKDENQPTMALKNINLNIEPGEVVGILGATGSGKSTLVNLIPRFYDVTEGEITIDGIDVREMPLETLRYVAAVCLQGSNFFSGTIRDNLISGVMDVDAVAQAALDFGVHINRDNLFPGPIDSSYDAMVRAAEAADAHEFVNAMPQKYDSVIARGGADLSGGQRQRLSIARTLMINPKILILDDSTSAVDVATEARIQDSIRDLMKGTTQIIVAQRISAVITADKIVLMDNGEITAVGSHEELLESNKLYHDIYASQFGVEVQGQGVVG; encoded by the coding sequence GTGAGTTTTAGATATCCTGTTAAAGATGAAAATCAACCCACCATGGCCTTAAAAAATATAAATCTTAACATCGAACCAGGAGAGGTTGTTGGAATTTTAGGGGCAACCGGTTCTGGAAAATCAACACTGGTGAATCTTATACCACGTTTTTATGATGTAACCGAGGGTGAAATAACAATAGATGGGATTGATGTGCGTGAAATGCCACTGGAAACCCTCCGTTACGTTGCCGCTGTTTGCCTCCAGGGCAGTAACTTCTTCTCGGGTACCATCCGTGACAATTTAATTTCAGGAGTTATGGATGTCGATGCCGTGGCACAGGCTGCTCTAGATTTTGGTGTCCATATCAATCGTGACAATCTATTTCCAGGACCTATAGATTCCAGTTATGATGCCATGGTACGGGCAGCTGAAGCTGCAGATGCCCATGAATTTGTAAACGCCATGCCTCAAAAATATGATAGCGTTATAGCTCGAGGAGGCGCAGACTTATCTGGTGGACAGCGTCAAAGACTTTCCATAGCCAGGACCCTTATGATAAATCCTAAAATTCTTATCTTAGATGATTCTACCAGTGCCGTTGATGTGGCCACCGAAGCCCGCATCCAGGACTCTATACGGGACTTAATGAAGGGCACAACCCAGATCATAGTGGCCCAGCGTATAAGTGCAGTTATCACCGCAGACAAAATAGTGTTAATGGATAACGGTGAAATAACTGCCGTAGGAAGTCATGAAGAACTTTTAGAGTCTAACAAACTCTATCATGACATATATGCTTCTCAGTTTGGTGTTGAAGTTCAGGGACAGGGGGTGGTAGGATGA
- a CDS encoding ABC transporter ATP-binding protein, producing MNNNNKEAKPKGMMTNLKRLLGYLTRYKVRFTLMIAIMLGYSIMLAIIPTISGVLMNILSGSSGSLTELQNTILVLIGVVILFWVFGNVSQRILAVIAQKSLYNLRTELFSKIQKSSLNFFDKRPIGELMSNVTNDLDLVDQFLSVSFMNVLQGMITIIIATIFMILINPYFTILTFITILGMLAISGLLARIAGEAFGLLQEQMAELNGYAEERMSGQKTVVAFNQQWPFIQKFDKMSQNADEIGEKAQLSSMANTAVALVFQNLQNIIIFVVGGYLVLQQQAAFGDLVAFIGFSSVLMQPLTQIFAFYNQIISAVVGAGRVFQIMDEETELPDKEDGPPMPPVEGHVEFIDVDFSYVSGHKILKNNSFTANPGQIIGLCGPTGAGKSTIMNILTRYYDIDSGEIRVDDHRVDEVQQDTLRIQIAQVLQEPFLFTDTIMNNLRYAREGATDEECIHAAKQANAHDFIMRQPQGYDTILRAGGADLSQGQRQMLTIARAMVADPRMLILDEATSNVDTRTEKLIQEGLLKLQEGKTSFIIAHRLSTIQNSDQILVINDGEIIERGSHQELLDMKGFYYDLYMSQFRGKIDDICASK from the coding sequence ATGAACAACAATAACAAAGAAGCAAAACCTAAAGGCATGATGACCAATTTAAAGAGACTTCTAGGTTATCTCACCCGTTACAAGGTTCGTTTCACGTTGATGATTGCCATTATGCTGGGATATTCCATCATGCTAGCCATCATCCCCACCATATCCGGAGTACTTATGAACATTCTTTCCGGAAGTTCAGGGTCACTAACAGAGCTTCAAAATACAATCCTCGTCTTAATTGGTGTTGTAATATTGTTCTGGGTTTTTGGAAATGTATCTCAGAGGATACTGGCAGTTATAGCTCAGAAATCACTTTATAATCTAAGAACGGAACTTTTCAGTAAGATACAAAAGTCCTCCCTCAACTTTTTCGATAAACGACCGATAGGGGAATTAATGAGCAATGTAACCAACGATTTAGACTTAGTGGACCAGTTCTTAAGTGTAAGCTTTATGAACGTGCTTCAGGGGATGATTACCATCATCATAGCCACCATCTTCATGATACTCATAAACCCCTACTTCACCATCCTAACTTTTATAACTATCCTGGGTATGCTGGCCATTTCAGGGCTTCTGGCCAGGATAGCTGGAGAAGCCTTCGGACTCTTGCAGGAGCAGATGGCCGAACTTAACGGATATGCCGAGGAAAGGATGTCCGGCCAGAAAACAGTGGTGGCCTTCAATCAACAGTGGCCATTCATACAAAAATTTGATAAGATGAGCCAAAATGCAGATGAAATAGGTGAAAAGGCACAGCTTTCTTCCATGGCCAATACCGCGGTTGCCCTGGTTTTCCAAAACCTGCAGAACATCATAATATTCGTAGTGGGCGGATACCTGGTGCTCCAGCAACAGGCCGCCTTCGGGGATTTAGTAGCCTTTATCGGTTTTAGCTCAGTTTTGATGCAGCCTTTAACTCAGATATTCGCCTTCTACAACCAGATCATATCAGCAGTAGTAGGTGCCGGCAGAGTGTTCCAGATAATGGATGAAGAAACAGAATTACCTGATAAAGAAGACGGCCCACCAATGCCCCCAGTAGAAGGCCATGTGGAATTTATAGATGTTGATTTCAGCTACGTGTCCGGCCATAAGATACTTAAAAACAACAGCTTCACTGCCAACCCCGGCCAAATCATAGGCCTCTGCGGACCCACCGGGGCAGGAAAAAGTACCATCATGAACATCCTCACCAGGTACTACGACATAGATTCCGGCGAAATAAGGGTAGACGACCACCGCGTCGATGAAGTCCAGCAGGACACCCTCCGGATCCAGATAGCACAGGTACTCCAGGAACCATTCCTCTTCACCGATACCATCATGAACAACCTCAGGTACGCCAGAGAAGGAGCCACCGATGAGGAATGTATCCACGCGGCAAAACAGGCCAACGCCCACGACTTCATAATGAGACAGCCCCAGGGATATGATACCATACTACGGGCTGGGGGAGCTGACTTAAGCCAGGGACAGCGACAGATGCTCACAATCGCCCGGGCAATGGTAGCCGACCCACGCATGCTCATCTTAGACGAGGCCACGAGTAACGTAGACACCCGGACCGAGAAACTCATCCAAGAAGGCCTACTCAAACTACAAGAAGGCAAAACATCGTTTATAATCGCCCACCGACTATCAACCATACAAAACTCTGACCAGATACTCGTGATCAACGATGGAGAGATAATAGAAAGAGGCAGCCACCAGGAACTACTGGATATGAAGGGGTTCTACTACGACCTTTATATGAGTCAGTTCCGGGGTAAAATAGATGACATATGTGCAAGTAAATAA
- a CDS encoding archaeosine biosynthesis radical SAM protein RaSEA, whose amino-acid sequence MKIKELTHEIREKSLRKIDKKSPRELSASWFGEDLLYSGKGNAIFIILPTTGCAHALSESGGCTMCSYIADSPLEKVSSDELIDIFKNSIERHEIKPKTVVKIFVSGSFLNEDEIPREARDEILKLLNKEENVEEVVVESRPEYVNEEVMKACCSLIPDKIFEVSIGLESSSDYIKEYKINKGFSNEDFERAVNVVKSLKSDYKVTSKAYLFVKPILTSEKDAIEDAVASAEYAVEVGVDRISFCPATIHKGTLMEVLWRRGSYQPPWIWSILEIIKRVRSSIKIPVIMDTSGFGTRRGPFNCKKCNKKLKNLIIESNLDQSIPDEFDCECKVKWEADVEYSDLSRSNTLLSDKI is encoded by the coding sequence ATGAAAATTAAAGAACTGACCCATGAAATCCGGGAAAAATCCCTGAGAAAGATAGATAAAAAATCACCACGAGAACTATCAGCCAGTTGGTTCGGAGAAGACCTGCTTTACTCCGGGAAAGGAAACGCCATTTTTATTATTTTACCAACTACGGGATGTGCCCATGCACTTTCTGAGTCTGGTGGGTGCACTATGTGCAGTTATATCGCTGATTCGCCCCTTGAAAAGGTTTCTTCTGATGAATTAATTGATATATTTAAAAATTCAATTGAAAGGCATGAAATTAAACCTAAAACCGTGGTTAAAATCTTTGTCTCGGGGAGTTTCCTCAACGAAGATGAAATTCCCCGGGAAGCCCGGGATGAAATCCTGAAACTCCTAAATAAGGAAGAAAACGTGGAGGAAGTGGTGGTTGAATCCAGGCCAGAATACGTTAATGAAGAGGTAATGAAAGCCTGCTGCAGCCTGATACCAGATAAGATATTTGAAGTAAGTATTGGACTCGAGAGCAGCAGCGATTACATCAAAGAATATAAGATAAACAAGGGATTTTCCAATGAAGACTTTGAAAGGGCTGTTAATGTAGTTAAAAGTCTGAAATCAGATTATAAAGTAACATCTAAGGCATACTTATTTGTTAAACCAATTCTAACCTCTGAAAAAGATGCTATTGAAGATGCTGTTGCCTCTGCTGAATACGCTGTAGAAGTTGGTGTTGATCGGATATCTTTTTGTCCTGCCACTATTCATAAGGGAACTTTGATGGAAGTTCTCTGGCGCAGAGGTTCATACCAGCCTCCGTGGATTTGGAGTATTCTAGAGATAATTAAAAGAGTCCGAAGTTCCATTAAAATCCCAGTGATAATGGATACCTCTGGTTTTGGGACAAGGAGAGGGCCTTTTAATTGTAAGAAATGTAATAAGAAACTTAAAAATTTAATAATCGAGTCTAACCTTGATCAGTCTATTCCTGATGAGTTTGATTGTGAATGTAAGGTGAAATGGGAAGCAGATGTTGAATATTCTGATTTATCAAGATCAAACACCCTTTTAAGTGATAAAATCTAA
- a CDS encoding nucleotidyltransferase family protein has product MIGISADFDPVHKGHAKLIEKARELADKKGSEVVIYLNKGYSANHAPFFSSFEARSRMALEAGADKIVPIEGLHHRLTLAYTVPIRIAMMIEDGVRDYVDAADISTPRVEKLSAEYARKGIFSGIPRNLPNRNVIRWFAVNDFLYKKYHRKMKFHIIPEYKMDGEKISGRNIRQEILRNQLTIPKNIKRLLPDSTVEILEQEFENHHLPGERNMDVLTQRLNNYSRSKLLNIAHINADAADELVKGRKYRLENQIWASLRKAGYGPVLSRLATSAAEEDVTKQEVFQLIRDYEKEGIIPPDMTTGKVIERAWFVASKANEGLASSEAHKMFRKGKTIRDPPLYTLDGGLHLRTFEVDSIKAGMEAELFVDKRGAIACQIRAPDRKIKSPLKLPAKFATYLRLLVDSQFIPLKAQIVKKKEGFRVRISITK; this is encoded by the coding sequence ATGATTGGAATAAGCGCAGACTTCGACCCGGTCCACAAAGGCCATGCGAAGTTGATAGAAAAAGCCCGTGAGCTAGCAGATAAAAAGGGAAGTGAAGTTGTAATCTACCTCAACAAAGGTTACAGTGCCAACCACGCCCCATTCTTTTCTAGTTTTGAAGCCAGATCCCGGATGGCCTTGGAAGCTGGTGCCGATAAGATAGTTCCCATTGAAGGTCTGCACCACAGATTAACTCTGGCATACACCGTGCCCATCAGGATAGCCATGATGATCGAAGACGGGGTAAGGGATTATGTTGATGCAGCTGATATTTCAACCCCCCGGGTGGAAAAACTCTCAGCAGAATACGCCAGGAAGGGGATATTCAGTGGTATTCCCCGTAACCTGCCAAACAGGAATGTAATCAGATGGTTTGCAGTGAACGATTTCCTTTACAAGAAATATCACAGGAAGATGAAGTTTCACATAATCCCCGAGTATAAGATGGATGGGGAGAAGATCTCTGGACGGAATATCCGCCAGGAGATACTGAGAAATCAGTTAACAATACCTAAAAATATTAAACGTCTTTTACCGGATTCTACTGTGGAAATCCTGGAGCAAGAATTTGAAAACCACCATCTACCTGGTGAAAGGAATATGGATGTCCTTACACAGAGATTAAATAATTATTCACGGTCTAAACTTCTAAATATTGCCCATATCAATGCTGATGCAGCTGATGAACTGGTTAAAGGCAGGAAGTACAGACTGGAAAACCAGATCTGGGCATCTCTAAGGAAAGCAGGTTACGGTCCTGTTTTAAGCAGACTGGCCACAAGTGCCGCGGAAGAAGATGTAACCAAACAGGAAGTCTTCCAGTTAATCAGGGATTACGAGAAGGAAGGAATCATCCCCCCGGACATGACCACTGGTAAAGTAATTGAAAGGGCCTGGTTCGTTGCTTCAAAGGCCAATGAAGGCCTAGCATCTTCAGAGGCCCATAAGATGTTCCGGAAGGGTAAAACTATAAGAGATCCCCCACTTTACACCCTTGATGGGGGTTTGCACCTTAGAACCTTTGAGGTGGATTCCATTAAAGCAGGTATGGAGGCGGAATTATTCGTGGACAAGCGGGGTGCGATTGCCTGCCAGATCCGGGCTCCGGATCGTAAGATAAAAAGCCCCCTCAAACTTCCAGCTAAATTTGCAACATATCTACGTCTTCTTGTTGATTCTCAATTCATTCCCTTAAAGGCCCAGATTGTAAAGAAAAAGGAAGGTTTCAGGGTTAGAATATCCATTACAAAGTAG
- a CDS encoding MFS transporter, which yields MLNKSRTGWMALFVISLSLFIIGLDSTFMNVAMIYLVKDLNTTLGSVQSIIAIYTLIMGCFVLFGAKLQDVMGRKKTFLTGAIIYGIGTIIAATSITSSMLLLGWSVIEGFGAALMLPATTAITTATYSGKQRTFALGIIATIFTISVAIGPLLGGFLTTFYSWRWGFALEAIIVLIILLLSKNILESKPTLKWSDINIKGVILSAFGILLIVIGLLQLNTPAAWVNYAGTIINPVGFTVAIAMILTGFLLLIIFFFYQRKLIKQNKKSFMDVNILKVRPFTLGVISVLITSLIMAGVFYITPLYVQTRYDANALMTGLLLLAAAGGSLIFALSGSKLAQYIKQNHLVSLGFIVSIIGILMLYFSFLNYINLNMYDLIPGLFILGAGLGLALPNLNNIVLNSLKETQYADGSGIQSTFNNVGSSLGTVLIGLIYFIAVYFSIISSLPVEYPQYQNQQALNQDIYSWVDKILHPNMSTLKDDPNLAVITLHSSAQGMQMAFLVSALLLFVGLLMSIFIKPPPLQ from the coding sequence GTGTTAAACAAGTCAAGAACTGGTTGGATGGCCCTTTTTGTCATTTCTTTATCTTTATTTATCATCGGTTTGGATAGCACTTTTATGAATGTAGCTATGATTTACCTGGTAAAAGACTTGAACACCACCCTAGGATCTGTACAATCCATAATAGCCATCTACACCCTAATAATGGGTTGTTTCGTACTTTTCGGAGCAAAATTGCAGGATGTGATGGGTAGAAAAAAGACATTCCTTACTGGAGCTATAATCTATGGAATAGGGACCATAATAGCTGCTACCAGTATTACCAGCAGTATGCTGTTACTGGGATGGTCTGTGATCGAGGGATTTGGAGCCGCATTAATGCTACCTGCTACAACAGCAATAACCACTGCAACCTACTCTGGTAAACAGCGGACCTTTGCACTGGGAATTATAGCAACAATTTTCACCATATCAGTGGCCATAGGGCCATTATTAGGTGGTTTCCTTACCACATTTTACTCCTGGAGATGGGGTTTTGCACTGGAAGCTATAATTGTTCTCATCATACTTCTTTTATCAAAGAACATCCTGGAATCAAAGCCCACCTTAAAATGGTCTGATATAAATATTAAAGGGGTTATTCTCTCTGCATTTGGAATTTTACTGATAGTTATCGGATTATTACAGTTGAATACTCCGGCTGCATGGGTTAATTATGCAGGAACAATCATAAATCCTGTAGGATTTACAGTAGCCATAGCCATGATATTAACTGGGTTTTTACTTCTAATAATATTCTTTTTCTATCAAAGAAAGCTTATTAAACAAAATAAAAAATCATTTATGGATGTTAATATTTTAAAGGTTCGTCCATTCACACTGGGTGTTATCTCCGTTCTAATTACATCTTTGATTATGGCGGGAGTATTCTACATTACGCCCCTCTATGTGCAGACCAGATATGATGCCAATGCTCTGATGACGGGTTTATTGCTACTGGCAGCCGCTGGAGGAAGTTTGATCTTTGCACTAAGTGGAAGTAAACTAGCCCAGTACATTAAACAAAATCACCTGGTATCCTTAGGATTTATAGTTTCTATTATTGGTATTTTAATGTTGTATTTCTCATTCTTAAACTATATAAACTTGAATATGTATGATTTGATTCCCGGGTTGTTCATTTTAGGCGCAGGCCTGGGATTGGCTCTTCCCAACCTTAACAATATTGTTCTCAACAGTTTAAAAGAGACCCAGTATGCTGACGGTTCTGGTATACAAAGCACCTTTAATAATGTGGGTTCTTCACTTGGAACTGTTCTAATTGGATTGATTTACTTTATAGCCGTTTATTTCAGTATAATATCTTCACTTCCTGTTGAATATCCCCAATATCAAAATCAACAGGCTTTGAACCAGGATATATATTCCTGGGTGGATAAAATATTACATCCTAACATGAGCACCCTTAAGGATGATCCTAATCTTGCTGTTATAACATTACATTCCAGTGCTCAGGGAATGCAGATGGCATTTTTAGTTTCAGCCCTCCTGCTGTTTGTAGGACTATTAATGTCCATTTTCATCAAACCGCCCCCATTACAGTAA
- a CDS encoding SDR family oxidoreductase has product MVESKYYKDKICIVTGANSGIGYALTEELLKRGSIVYMAGRNPEKVQKASIHLSDYEDRIHTVIVDVTKQDQVQKAIEDTAEESGRIDFLFNNAGVGFGFPFTAATLEDWKTIIDTNLWSVIYGVHAAVPIMLKQGSGHIVNTGSFAGIFPTPFESPYVLTKFGVTGLTESLRYEYRDNGLYFSTICPANVATPIFNKGLDGKPIGDLKIPDNAYPADKAAVDILNAVAEHKGIIVIPKEPYENLWKCYVLNRPEAESFVRQMSEYKRAAFKEIFQKMDNQDREKYEELIKIL; this is encoded by the coding sequence ATGGTAGAATCAAAGTATTATAAGGATAAGATTTGTATTGTAACTGGTGCAAATTCCGGTATTGGATATGCGTTAACTGAAGAGCTTCTAAAAAGGGGAAGTATTGTTTATATGGCAGGGCGTAATCCTGAAAAAGTTCAAAAAGCTTCAATACATCTTTCTGATTATGAAGATCGCATTCATACTGTTATAGTGGATGTAACTAAACAGGATCAGGTACAAAAGGCAATCGAAGATACTGCCGAAGAAAGTGGTAGGATTGACTTTTTATTCAACAATGCAGGAGTAGGTTTTGGTTTTCCATTTACAGCTGCCACCCTCGAGGATTGGAAAACAATAATTGATACCAATCTTTGGAGTGTTATTTATGGCGTCCATGCTGCTGTGCCTATTATGTTAAAACAGGGATCTGGTCATATTGTTAACACAGGCTCCTTTGCAGGTATTTTTCCAACTCCTTTTGAGTCACCTTATGTTCTTACAAAATTTGGGGTCACTGGCCTCACTGAAAGTTTAAGATATGAGTATAGAGATAATGGCCTCTACTTCTCAACAATATGCCCAGCTAATGTTGCAACACCCATCTTTAATAAAGGACTGGACGGCAAACCCATTGGAGATCTTAAAATCCCTGATAATGCTTACCCTGCTGACAAAGCAGCGGTAGATATTTTAAATGCTGTTGCAGAGCATAAGGGCATTATAGTTATACCAAAGGAACCTTATGAGAACTTATGGAAATGTTATGTCCTTAATAGGCCAGAAGCAGAAAGTTTTGTACGTCAAATGTCAGAATATAAAAGGGCAGCTTTTAAAGAAATTTTTCAAAAGATGGATAATCAAGACAGAGAGAAATATGAAGAATTGATAAAAATTTTATGA
- a CDS encoding flavodoxin family protein: protein MKVIVHDLDPEEFLKAFPSLKDRGDVRIIAETKGPIRKCIGCFSCWIKTPMHCIMKDGYQDMSTQFIGEEIIVISRCVYGGYSRFVKNVFDRSIGNGTPFFEIRNGELKHVSRENGSPNFDVYIYGEKITDLEKEMMKGLYIANKANMGQNTTGELHFVNDIFKEVIL from the coding sequence ATGAAAGTTATTGTTCATGATCTGGATCCGGAAGAATTTCTTAAGGCATTTCCTAGTTTAAAAGATAGAGGGGATGTTAGGATAATAGCCGAAACAAAGGGTCCAATTAGAAAATGTATCGGTTGTTTCAGTTGCTGGATTAAAACCCCGATGCATTGCATCATGAAAGACGGCTACCAAGATATGTCAACGCAATTTATCGGAGAAGAAATTATTGTCATCAGCAGATGTGTATATGGTGGCTATAGCCGGTTTGTAAAAAACGTCTTTGACCGCTCAATCGGTAACGGTACCCCTTTTTTTGAGATACGTAACGGTGAATTAAAACATGTCTCAAGGGAGAATGGATCTCCTAATTTTGATGTATACATTTACGGGGAAAAAATCACTGATCTGGAAAAAGAAATGATGAAGGGGCTTTATATTGCAAATAAAGCAAACATGGGACAGAATACAACTGGTGAATTGCACTTCGTCAACGACATCTTTAAGGAGGTTATATTATAA